One segment of Burkholderiales bacterium DNA contains the following:
- the hisB gene encoding imidazoleglycerol-phosphate dehydratase HisB: MRKAEVTRNTLETQIGVKIDLDGTGRSRLATGVPFLDHMLDQIARHGVFDLDIEAKGDLHIDAHHTVEDVGITLGQAFAKAVGDKKGVRRYGHAYVPLDEALSRVVIDLSGRPGLEFNIDFTRARIGDFDVDLVHEFFQGFVNHALVTLHVDNLRGDNAHHQAETAFKAFGRALRMAVEVDPRTSGVPSTKGTL; the protein is encoded by the coding sequence AAGTCACCCGCAACACCCTCGAGACCCAGATCGGCGTGAAGATCGATCTCGACGGCACGGGCCGGTCGCGTCTCGCGACGGGCGTGCCGTTCCTGGACCACATGCTCGACCAGATCGCGCGTCACGGCGTGTTCGATCTCGACATCGAGGCCAAGGGCGACCTGCACATCGACGCGCACCATACCGTCGAGGACGTCGGCATCACGCTCGGCCAGGCGTTCGCCAAAGCGGTCGGCGACAAGAAAGGGGTGCGCCGCTACGGCCACGCCTACGTGCCGCTCGACGAAGCGCTGTCGCGCGTCGTGATCGACCTCTCGGGCCGCCCCGGGCTCGAGTTCAACATCGACTTCACGCGCGCGCGGATCGGCGACTTCGACGTCGACCTCGTCCACGAATTCTTCCAGGGCTTCGTCAACCACGCGCTGGTGACGCTGCACGTCGACAACCTGCGCGGCGACAACGCGCACCACCAGGCCGAGACCGCCTTCAAGGCGTTCGGCCGCGCGCTCAGGATGGCGGTCGAAGTCGACCCGCGCACCTCGGGCGTGCCGTCGACCAAGGGCACGCTGTAA
- the hisH gene encoding imidazole glycerol phosphate synthase subunit HisH produces the protein MARIAVIDYGMGNLRSVTKAIEHVAPQYEVVLSGDPEVVRGADRVVFPGQGAMRDCMREMDAKGLRGAVLDAARHKPFLGICIGLQMLFEHSEEGDTPGLSILPGRVRRFPADRMTDATGAKLKVPHMGWNEVHQSGPHPMWDGIADGTRFYFVHSYFAEPAEPALIAAYSLYPFAFTCAAARENIFAVQFHPEKSAEAGLRLLENFAKWQPAAAAPAGAA, from the coding sequence ATGGCGCGCATCGCGGTCATCGATTACGGCATGGGCAACCTGCGCTCGGTCACCAAGGCGATCGAGCACGTGGCGCCGCAATACGAGGTCGTCCTGAGCGGCGACCCCGAGGTCGTGCGCGGCGCCGATCGCGTCGTTTTCCCCGGCCAGGGCGCGATGCGCGACTGCATGCGCGAGATGGACGCCAAAGGCCTGCGCGGCGCGGTCCTCGATGCGGCGCGGCACAAACCGTTTCTCGGCATCTGCATCGGTCTGCAGATGCTCTTCGAGCACAGCGAGGAAGGCGACACGCCGGGCCTTTCGATATTGCCCGGGCGCGTGCGGCGCTTTCCCGCAGACCGCATGACGGACGCGACAGGCGCGAAGCTCAAGGTGCCGCACATGGGCTGGAACGAAGTGCACCAGAGCGGCCCGCACCCGATGTGGGACGGCATCGCCGACGGCACGCGCTTTTATTTCGTGCACAGCTATTTCGCCGAGCCGGCGGAGCCGGCGCTGATCGCCGCCTACAGCCTCTATCCCTTCGCGTTCACGTGCGCCGCGGCGCGCGAGAACATCTTCGCGGTGCAATTCCACCCCGAAAAAAGCGCCGAGGCGGGGCTGCGCCTGCTCGAGAACTTCGCCAAATGGCAGCCCGCCGCGGCCGCGCCGGCCGGCGCCGCGTGA
- the hisA gene encoding 1-(5-phosphoribosyl)-5-[(5-phosphoribosylamino)methylideneamino]imidazole-4-carboxamide isomerase, with product MLIIPAIDLKDGKCVRLKQGDFNEATVFSDDPVATAKRWLELGARRLHLIDLNGAAAGKPKNEGAIRAIADAVGDRMPIQLGGGIRDLDTIERYLDGGVSYVIIGTAAVKTPGFLHDACTAFTGHVMVALDAKDGKVAVDGWSKMTGHDVVDLAKKFEDYGVEAVIYTDIGRDGMLTGVNIEATVALARQLTVPVIASGGLHNIDDVRKLCAVESEGITGAITGRAVYQGTLDFKEAQKVADELSGGVKSET from the coding sequence ATGCTCATCATCCCGGCCATTGACCTCAAAGACGGCAAATGCGTGCGCCTGAAGCAAGGCGACTTCAACGAGGCGACCGTGTTCTCCGACGATCCGGTCGCGACCGCGAAGCGCTGGCTGGAGCTCGGCGCGCGCCGGCTGCACCTCATCGACCTGAACGGCGCTGCGGCGGGCAAGCCCAAGAACGAGGGCGCGATCCGCGCGATCGCCGATGCGGTGGGTGACAGGATGCCGATACAGCTCGGCGGCGGCATCCGCGACCTCGACACCATCGAGCGCTACCTCGACGGCGGCGTGTCCTACGTCATCATCGGCACCGCGGCGGTAAAGACCCCGGGATTCCTGCACGACGCGTGCACCGCGTTCACCGGCCACGTCATGGTCGCGCTCGACGCCAAGGACGGCAAGGTCGCGGTCGACGGCTGGTCGAAGATGACCGGCCACGACGTGGTCGACCTCGCGAAGAAGTTCGAGGACTACGGCGTCGAAGCGGTCATCTACACCGACATCGGCCGCGACGGCATGCTGACCGGCGTCAACATCGAAGCGACCGTCGCGCTCGCGCGCCAGCTCACCGTCCCGGTCATCGCCAGCGGCGGCCTGCACAACATCGACGACGTGAGGAAGCTCTGCGCCGTCGAATCCGAAGGCATCACCGGCGCCATCACCGGCCGCGCGGTGTACCAGGGCACGCTCGATTTCAAGGAAGCGCAGAAGGTCGCGGACGAGCTTTCCGGCGGCGTGAAAAGTGAAACGTGA
- a CDS encoding IS630 family transposase, with protein sequence MPQRMPPVMLSADEREQLESLSRSRSMSAALVQRAKIVLACAEGTPNSQVAEQLGIHKATVGLWRRRFGERRIAGLYDELRPGKPRTIDDERVAELIYTTLHKRPSKGATHWSTRELAVETGISKTSVQRYLSLFGVQPHRTESFKLSTDPFFVDKLRDVVGLYLNPPDNALVVCVDEKSQCQALERTQPMLPMGLGYVEGVTHDYKRHGTTTLFAALDVLTGAVLSTCKPRHRHQEFLSFLREIDKVVPDHLEVHAIVDNYRTHKHPKVNAWLAAHPRWHLHFVPTYSSWLNLVERFFALITDKAIRRGSFQSVKDLIAKIDCFVQQYNKHCKPFIWTATADSIIQKLERLCRRINGTAH encoded by the coding sequence TGCCGACGAACGTGAACAACTGGAATCGTTGTCGCGGTCGCGCTCGATGTCGGCAGCACTCGTGCAAAGAGCCAAGATCGTGCTCGCTTGCGCTGAGGGCACGCCGAATTCGCAAGTGGCCGAGCAACTCGGGATCCACAAGGCCACGGTTGGTCTGTGGCGACGCCGCTTCGGCGAACGGCGCATTGCGGGACTTTACGACGAGCTGCGCCCGGGCAAGCCGCGCACGATTGATGATGAGCGCGTGGCGGAGTTGATCTACACGACGCTGCACAAGCGGCCCAGCAAGGGCGCGACGCACTGGAGTACGCGCGAGCTCGCGGTCGAGACTGGGATATCCAAGACCAGCGTTCAGCGCTATCTGTCGCTGTTTGGGGTGCAGCCGCACCGCACTGAAAGCTTCAAGCTTTCGACCGATCCGTTCTTCGTGGACAAGCTGCGCGATGTCGTCGGACTGTATCTGAACCCGCCCGACAACGCGCTCGTCGTATGCGTCGATGAGAAAAGTCAGTGTCAGGCGCTTGAGCGCACGCAGCCGATGTTGCCGATGGGCTTGGGCTATGTCGAAGGCGTTACCCATGATTACAAGCGGCACGGCACGACGACGTTGTTTGCTGCTCTCGATGTGCTCACCGGCGCTGTGCTCAGCACTTGCAAGCCACGCCATCGTCATCAGGAGTTCCTCAGCTTTCTGCGCGAAATCGACAAAGTCGTACCCGATCATCTCGAAGTCCATGCGATCGTCGATAACTACCGCACGCACAAGCACCCGAAGGTGAACGCCTGGCTCGCCGCGCATCCACGCTGGCACTTGCATTTCGTTCCAACCTATAGCTCCTGGCTCAATCTGGTTGAACGCTTCTTTGCCCTGATCACGGACAAAGCGATTCGCCGAGGCTCGTTTCAATCAGTAAAAGACCTGATCGCGAAGATTGATTGCTTCGTGCAGCAATACAACAAACACTGCAAGCCATTCATATGGACCGCCACCGCCGACTCGATCATCCAGAAACTGGAACGGCTTTGCAGGCGAATTAACGGGACGGCACACTAG